One window from the genome of Salvia miltiorrhiza cultivar Shanhuang (shh) chromosome 7, IMPLAD_Smil_shh, whole genome shotgun sequence encodes:
- the LOC130994160 gene encoding uncharacterized protein At5g19025-like — protein sequence MRHLHHSITAMAPSSSLRKTPIPKTPAPNHPNSPNCPSLCRHSPSATLDLLIFILVLFSGAFLIVSCFSYLFQSLSLILPPFSNVAAHFHRHFAFNPQSQLIFFTLSAVSFVGFVIFFEICCGHRSRRKGCRGLKKAMEFDLQLQGEELLRSGDGNKAVRDVNELSWKGGGGLHGVSVV from the coding sequence ATGCGCCATCTCCACCACTCCATCACCGCCATGGCCCCTTCCTCCTCCCTCAGAAAAACCCCAATTCCAAAAACCCCCGCCCCCAACCACCCGAATTCCCCAAACTGCCCCTCCCTCTGCCGCCACTCGCCCTCCGCCACTCTTGACCTCCTCATCTTCATCCTCGTCCTCTTCTCCGGCGCCTTCCTCATCGTCTCCTGCTTCTCCTATCTCTTCCAGTCGCTCTCTCTCATCCTACCCCCTTTCTCCAACGTGGCCGCGCATTTCCACCGCCATTTCGCCTTCAATCCGCAGTCGCAACTGATCTTCTTCACACTGTCCGCGGTCTCCTTCGTCGGCTTTGTAATCTTCTTCGAGATCTGCTGCGGGCACAGATCGAGGAGGAAAGGGTGTAGGGGGCTGAAGAAGGCGATGGAGTTCGATTTGCAGCTGCAGGGAGAGGAGCTGCTGCGCTCCGGCGACGGGAATAAGGCGGTGAGAGATGTGAATGAGCTGTCGTGGAAAGGGGGCGGCGGGCTCCACGGGGTTAGCGTCGTCTAG
- the LOC130996187 gene encoding uncharacterized protein LOC130996187 → MEPVGLAKACTKAFTRVDNPGGYTWRLTPPAVKDSYFEELRKEFAWSPEDELEVKGMWEQKAPKRYSDMMSDYKRKLRASTDEGREMDRPLWMSAKFWTGLQAYWMHEAVQAVSQRARAN, encoded by the exons ATGGAGCCAGTGGGCCTGGCCAAAGCCTGCACTAAAGCATTTACGAGGGTGgataacccaggcgggtacacttGGAGGTTGACTCCCCCGGCTGTGAAGGATTCGTACTTTGAAGAATTACGG aaagagtttgctTGGTCGCCTGAGGACGAGCTTGAGGTCAAGGGCATGTGGGAACAGAAAGCCCCTAAGAGGTACAgtgacatgatgagcgactacaagaggAAGCTCAGGGCTAGTACCGATGAAGGTCGGGAGATGGATAGACCCCTCTGGATGTCTGCTAAATTCTGGACAGGACTCCAGGCATACTGGATGCATGAGGCTGTTCAGGCCGTTTCCCAGCGAGCACGTGCGAACTAG